The Desulfosporosinus acidiphilus SJ4 genome has a window encoding:
- a CDS encoding 2-hydroxyacyl-CoA dehydratase family protein yields the protein MGKIGLTTTVPVEVIYAAGEIPVDLNNIFITGSDAMNRVEEAELAGFPRSVCGWIKGLYSTALQHPEIRRIIAVTQGDCSNTHALMETWEVEGIEIIPFAFPYDRDSDMIRLQMDKLITSLGAAWDGVSQQKRRLDQVRALAWEIDRLTWEENRVSGFENHLYQVSCSDFNGDPEGFAREMEEFIGKARQREPLSEKGRFSGRKKAREVRLGFIGVPPIFPELYDFVESHGARVVYNEVQRQFTMPFQTNDVVEQYRLYTYPYQVFQRIDDISREAEQRQLDGIIHYTQSFCYRQIEDLIIRKKLDYPILTLEGENPTGLDARSKMRIESFLSMLED from the coding sequence ATGGGTAAAATCGGTTTAACGACGACAGTGCCGGTGGAAGTTATCTATGCGGCAGGTGAAATACCGGTTGATTTAAATAATATTTTTATAACTGGATCAGATGCTATGAATCGCGTTGAAGAAGCTGAACTTGCCGGTTTTCCGAGAAGCGTTTGCGGATGGATCAAGGGGTTATATTCAACGGCGTTGCAGCACCCGGAAATCCGCCGAATTATAGCTGTCACACAAGGAGATTGCAGTAATACCCATGCCTTGATGGAAACGTGGGAAGTTGAGGGCATAGAGATAATTCCTTTTGCTTTTCCTTATGATCGTGATTCTGATATGATTAGGCTTCAAATGGATAAGCTAATCACTTCTTTAGGGGCTGCCTGGGATGGTGTTAGTCAACAAAAAAGGCGTCTTGATCAAGTGAGGGCATTGGCTTGGGAGATTGACAGGCTGACCTGGGAAGAAAACCGTGTCAGTGGATTCGAAAATCATCTCTACCAAGTTTCTTGCTCTGATTTCAATGGCGACCCGGAAGGTTTCGCTCGTGAGATGGAGGAATTCATTGGCAAGGCCCGGCAAAGAGAACCATTGTCTGAAAAGGGGCGGTTTTCAGGGCGAAAAAAAGCGCGGGAAGTACGGTTGGGTTTTATCGGTGTGCCGCCGATTTTTCCTGAGTTATATGATTTTGTAGAAAGTCATGGTGCGCGTGTCGTTTACAATGAAGTTCAAAGACAGTTTACGATGCCTTTCCAAACAAATGATGTCGTTGAACAGTACCGCCTTTATACCTATCCCTATCAAGTTTTTCAGAGGATCGATGATATTAGTCGTGAAGCGGAGCAACGCCAGCTTGATGGGATTATCCACTATACTCAGAGTTTCTGTTATCGTCAGATTGAGGATTTAATCATCCGGAAAAAGTTAGACTATCCGATCTTAACTCTAGAAGGAGAAAATCCGACGGGGTTGGATGCGCGAAGTAAGATGAGGATAGAATCGTTTTTAAGTATGCTAGAAGACTAG
- a CDS encoding acyl-CoA dehydratase activase, with protein sequence METICGIDLGSRSVKIALMQFQKENDHLTIERLESIDTIRFYREYGRKQDEKLAVNFAALGLPKVDCLISTGYGRNTLELAGGEAIPELKAHVLGAVYQTGLQDFTLVDLGGQDSKIIQVRKGKMADFLTNDKCAASSGRYLENMATVLDLSVEELGRYADSPVELNSTCAVFGESELIGKIVEGFPLNELAAGVNATIVKRILPLLRSFDGDVLVFTGGVAHSHAVTQLLQEGTGRRIVVPQEPQFNGAIGCCVKGREFLS encoded by the coding sequence ATGGAGACTATATGTGGAATTGATTTAGGAAGTCGAAGTGTAAAGATCGCTCTGATGCAGTTTCAAAAGGAAAATGATCACTTAACGATTGAACGTTTAGAGAGTATAGACACAATTCGTTTTTATCGTGAGTACGGGCGCAAGCAAGACGAAAAACTGGCTGTAAATTTTGCGGCTTTAGGTTTGCCCAAGGTTGATTGCCTTATATCAACAGGTTATGGGAGAAATACTTTGGAGCTTGCCGGAGGAGAAGCAATTCCCGAATTAAAGGCTCATGTTTTAGGTGCTGTTTATCAGACGGGTCTTCAAGATTTCACCCTTGTCGATCTAGGGGGACAGGACAGCAAAATAATACAAGTTCGTAAGGGCAAAATGGCTGATTTCCTCACCAATGATAAATGTGCCGCCTCCTCGGGACGTTATTTAGAAAACATGGCGACGGTATTGGATCTATCCGTTGAAGAGCTTGGCCGATATGCAGATTCCCCTGTAGAGCTGAATTCTACTTGTGCGGTGTTTGGAGAAAGTGAACTGATTGGCAAGATTGTCGAAGGTTTCCCTCTTAATGAACTCGCCGCCGGAGTAAATGCGACTATAGTAAAGCGAATTTTGCCGCTCCTGAGGTCCTTTGACGGGGATGTTTTAGTGTTTACCGGGGGAGTTGCCCATAGCCATGCGGTTACGCAGCTTTTGCAGGAAGGTACGGGCAGGCGGATTGTTGTTCCGCAGGAACCCCAGTTTAACGGAGCGATTGGTTGCTGTGTTAAAGGCCGCGAGTTTCTTTCTTAG
- a CDS encoding IS1634 family transposase — protein MFLKKVTIKKEGKTYSYYKIVASYRDKDGKPKHRLIQNLGVLSDEDATRMKMILQVQQDADLSLTKSSDIVVTKHWMFLPILLLHSLWEKFNLHRFFSNGLLTEAMVLNRCIEPRSKIHVMEWVQDTVLPAIHRSSAKPSDFAVYRELDDLNKRESALQAHLYQQLLQFDPSVGEGFFYDITSTYLEGSKCVIAKLGYSRDHRPDLQQIVIALMVTPLGSPFYWKVLEGNTQDVTTLPDVVKELKKRFGLTRCHLVFDRGMVSDDHLNLLERQELTYLSAMDKDEMASHSLFNEFMPEPASKDDYEQILALHEFQPTDENQFFYTREGQIDQRRFIFSFDVTRFYEDIESREKRVAQAMAWITEKNDSLAVAKKSRNKETIERDIKTMIAKRKLKSVLLVTVTPIELTVTKSDKTTRIVQSFRLSAEIDKNKEQQKRRLDGITCFITNDLNIPQRDVIQKYREKNKIEEAFREMKSQLALRPIYLTRPERVKAHVSICIIAYLLINSIEIILRNSGIALSSEELLRQVSSCQLNQVGLKSSTQRSLTITEMTEQQEQWVKLFHCEKMMKPKVINQFDDFLLKNTL, from the coding sequence ATGTTTCTAAAGAAAGTTACCATTAAAAAAGAAGGCAAAACCTACAGTTACTACAAAATTGTTGCTTCTTATCGAGATAAAGATGGAAAACCCAAGCACCGTCTCATTCAAAACCTTGGTGTTTTATCCGACGAGGATGCCACAAGGATGAAAATGATTCTTCAGGTTCAGCAGGATGCTGATCTTTCCCTTACTAAGAGTTCCGATATCGTAGTCACAAAGCATTGGATGTTTCTACCCATCCTTCTATTACATTCGCTGTGGGAGAAATTCAACTTGCATCGCTTTTTCTCTAATGGCTTGCTTACAGAAGCGATGGTCCTCAATCGTTGTATAGAACCTCGAAGTAAAATCCATGTCATGGAGTGGGTTCAAGATACGGTTTTACCAGCAATACACCGTAGTTCAGCCAAACCTTCTGATTTTGCTGTTTATCGTGAATTAGATGATCTGAACAAGCGGGAATCTGCCTTACAGGCTCATCTCTATCAGCAACTTCTGCAGTTTGATCCTTCAGTCGGGGAAGGCTTTTTCTATGACATTACTTCAACTTATTTGGAAGGTAGCAAATGTGTTATTGCCAAGCTGGGTTATTCGAGAGATCACCGCCCCGACTTGCAACAAATTGTAATCGCATTAATGGTTACTCCTCTTGGTTCTCCTTTCTATTGGAAGGTGCTTGAAGGTAACACTCAGGACGTCACCACGCTGCCTGACGTGGTCAAAGAATTGAAAAAACGATTTGGTTTGACTCGATGTCATCTTGTATTTGATCGAGGCATGGTGTCCGATGATCATTTAAACCTTCTTGAACGGCAAGAACTCACCTATTTGTCGGCAATGGACAAGGATGAGATGGCTAGCCACTCGCTATTCAACGAATTCATGCCAGAGCCTGCTTCAAAAGATGATTATGAGCAGATACTAGCACTTCATGAATTTCAGCCAACGGATGAAAATCAGTTTTTTTATACACGTGAGGGGCAAATTGATCAGCGCCGATTCATTTTCTCTTTTGATGTTACTCGATTTTATGAGGACATTGAATCAAGAGAAAAGCGAGTAGCTCAGGCCATGGCTTGGATCACGGAGAAAAATGACAGTCTGGCGGTTGCCAAAAAGTCGCGTAATAAGGAAACGATTGAGCGAGATATCAAGACAATGATTGCTAAACGAAAACTCAAATCGGTACTTCTCGTGACTGTTACGCCTATTGAACTGACAGTAACTAAAAGTGATAAGACGACACGAATTGTACAATCTTTCCGATTATCGGCCGAGATTGATAAGAACAAGGAACAGCAGAAAAGGCGATTGGACGGAATAACCTGTTTTATTACGAACGATTTGAACATACCACAAAGGGATGTGATTCAAAAGTATCGAGAGAAAAATAAGATTGAAGAAGCTTTCCGCGAGATGAAATCACAGCTTGCTCTACGCCCTATCTATTTGACACGGCCAGAACGTGTAAAAGCCCATGTGAGCATATGCATTATAGCTTACTTGCTGATAAACTCAATCGAGATAATCCTCAGGAATTCAGGAATCGCACTATCATCTGAAGAGCTACTAAGGCAGGTAAGCAGTTGTCAATTAAATCAGGTTGGCTTAAAAAGCTCTACCCAACGTTCTCTAACTATTACGGAGATGACGGAACAGCAGGAACAATGGGTCAAATTGTTTCATTGCGAAAAAATGATGAAACCAAAAGTGATCAACCAATTTGATGATTTCTTACTGAAAAACACGTTGTAG
- a CDS encoding cell wall-binding repeat-containing protein, which translates to MKRFYHKLLALVICLTIIGVIFPQNTLADTIPLPPTNLTATVLNNTQIYLSWNPASGATAYYIYRATSPDGYYTIIGNPTTTNYTDSSISMNVAYYYKITAANAAGTSADSSIVYTISTSSSGAPAAPTNLIATATNSNQIYVSWSPVSNASYYYVYRSTSVSGTYSLVAGPTTTNYTDYSVTSNAPYYYKVRAVNSAGTSSDSSIVYAIPANSNGVLSAPTNLSAQVQSSNQVFLTWAPVGYATYYNVYRSTSYSGPYSIVGVPSSSPYTDTSVSANTTYYYKVVAGGSTGTSAESAIVYATTTTANIALTAPVNLTASFSGTNQVYLTWSPVNYANYYSVYRATSVSGPFTMITAATTSNYTDSAVQQYTTYYYKVQAVNSAGSSPDSLIASTSANFTNNALSAPTDVMATVSGSTQINLTWDPVSNATCYYVFRSTSSTGTYSIVGEPTTTNYTDSGLSSGITYYYKVEALGNSGSSPDSAIVPATTTYFNGAITAPTNLSATPANTNQIYLTWSPVSNATYYNVYRSTSALGSFTVIGAPTTTNYTDSGLSSGITYYYKVVAVGSVGSSADSAIVPATTTVTNGALTAPTNPTATALSTNQIYLTWDLVSNATSYYVYRATSPTDTYTNIATISTTNYTDSNLSPNTTYYYKIQAAGSTGLSTYSSVVNATTTGSGSSTSTSTPTNISQISSQRLAGQDSYGTAAEVAKAGWLTSYYAVIVSGETFSDALCSAPLANKYNAPLLLTTKDSLNADTKQQLSRLKVKSVFIVGGAGVISSAVEQTIESMGIQVTRIAGNDSYETSVKIAQALGQTTQAVVASGETFPDALSIAPIAAMKGMPILLTTQNTLPDSVKTYLKGIQSTYVVGGTGVISDSILSQLPSPTRLSGQDRYDTNISVLKAFAGQLDFSTCYISTGENYADALAGSVLASITSSPLILVSNPVEQSTLNYTGSISGTITKEVVFGGTAVVPDSVLTSLNGTTNVSNTISAPTIVTASPVSSNQINLSWDAVSGATSYYIYGSTSSTGAFSHIATVTTNSYSNTGLWANTTYYYKVQAVNASGTSQYSPVASAATTN; encoded by the coding sequence ATGAAAAGGTTCTATCACAAACTATTGGCTTTAGTGATTTGTTTAACGATTATTGGAGTGATTTTTCCCCAGAACACTCTGGCGGATACTATTCCGCTGCCTCCGACTAATCTTACCGCCACAGTATTGAATAATACCCAAATATACTTATCTTGGAATCCCGCTAGTGGTGCAACCGCGTATTATATTTATAGAGCGACCTCTCCGGATGGATATTACACCATTATTGGCAATCCCACGACTACAAATTATACAGATTCCAGTATATCGATGAACGTTGCCTATTATTACAAAATAACGGCTGCCAATGCTGCCGGAACAAGTGCGGATTCTTCAATAGTTTATACAATATCGACGAGCTCAAGTGGTGCCCCTGCGGCGCCAACAAATCTCATTGCAACAGCAACAAATAGTAATCAAATTTATGTAAGCTGGAGTCCAGTGAGCAATGCGTCCTATTATTATGTTTATAGATCAACGTCCGTTTCTGGAACTTATTCCCTTGTTGCCGGTCCCACCACAACAAATTACACGGATTATAGCGTGACATCAAACGCCCCATACTACTATAAAGTTCGGGCAGTAAACAGCGCCGGAACAAGTTCGGATTCTTCAATTGTATATGCGATACCTGCTAATTCTAATGGTGTTCTGTCAGCACCCACAAATCTCTCGGCTCAGGTTCAAAGCAGCAATCAAGTATTCTTAACTTGGGCCCCTGTAGGTTATGCAACTTATTACAACGTATATAGATCAACCTCGTACTCCGGGCCTTATTCTATTGTTGGCGTCCCTTCCTCTTCGCCATATACGGATACCAGTGTGTCAGCAAATACAACCTACTATTACAAAGTGGTGGCGGGTGGAAGTACCGGAACGAGTGCAGAATCTGCAATAGTTTATGCGACAACGACTACTGCTAACATTGCGCTGACAGCCCCTGTAAATCTTACAGCTTCATTTTCAGGCACCAATCAAGTATATCTGACCTGGAGTCCGGTTAACTACGCAAACTATTATTCCGTTTACAGAGCTACCTCGGTTTCAGGACCTTTTACCATGATTACGGCGGCAACAACTTCAAATTATACAGATTCGGCTGTGCAACAGTATACAACGTATTATTATAAAGTGCAGGCCGTAAACAGCGCTGGTTCGAGTCCAGATTCGCTGATAGCATCCACGTCAGCTAATTTTACTAATAACGCTTTGTCAGCCCCTACCGATGTAATGGCGACCGTTTCCGGCAGTACTCAGATTAACCTAACCTGGGACCCTGTGAGCAATGCAACTTGTTATTATGTGTTCAGATCAACTTCATCTACCGGAACATATTCCATCGTTGGTGAACCGACAACTACAAATTATACAGATTCCGGCTTGTCATCGGGTATTACTTATTATTATAAGGTGGAAGCATTAGGAAACTCGGGCAGCAGCCCGGATTCAGCCATTGTTCCCGCGACAACGACTTATTTTAATGGCGCAATAACTGCTCCGACTAATCTTAGCGCAACACCTGCAAATACCAATCAAATATATTTAACATGGTCTCCTGTAAGTAATGCGACTTATTATAATGTTTATAGATCAACTTCAGCCCTGGGGAGTTTCACAGTTATTGGTGCACCGACAACCACAAATTACACAGATTCCGGTTTGTCCTCAGGTATTACTTATTATTATAAAGTGGTGGCAGTAGGAAGCGTTGGCAGCAGTGCAGACTCTGCCATTGTTCCCGCCACAACGACGGTTACTAACGGTGCCTTGACGGCTCCTACCAATCCGACGGCCACAGCCCTAAGCACAAACCAAATCTATTTAACTTGGGATCTGGTTAGTAATGCAACTTCCTACTATGTGTACAGAGCAACATCGCCCACAGATACGTACACAAATATTGCAACAATTTCAACCACCAATTATACAGACTCCAATCTTTCGCCAAATACAACCTATTATTATAAGATCCAGGCGGCGGGCAGTACCGGCTTGAGCACCTATTCATCAGTCGTTAATGCGACGACGACGGGATCCGGCAGCTCAACTTCTACTTCCACTCCCACTAATATTTCCCAAATTTCCTCCCAACGATTAGCTGGGCAAGACTCCTACGGAACTGCAGCGGAGGTCGCCAAAGCAGGATGGCTTACCTCTTACTATGCTGTCATAGTCAGTGGTGAAACATTTTCCGATGCTTTGTGCAGTGCGCCTCTTGCCAATAAATATAATGCCCCATTGCTGCTGACCACCAAGGATAGCTTGAACGCAGATACAAAGCAACAGCTTTCGCGCCTTAAAGTCAAAAGCGTCTTCATCGTGGGTGGTGCAGGTGTTATTTCTTCAGCAGTTGAACAAACTATTGAATCTATGGGAATACAAGTCACAAGAATTGCAGGAAACGATAGTTATGAAACTTCTGTTAAAATTGCTCAAGCACTTGGGCAAACCACTCAAGCAGTCGTTGCCAGCGGCGAAACTTTCCCGGATGCCCTGTCGATTGCCCCTATTGCCGCAATGAAAGGAATGCCAATCCTGCTGACTACCCAAAATACTCTTCCGGACAGCGTAAAAACCTATCTCAAGGGAATTCAAAGCACTTATGTTGTGGGTGGTACTGGAGTTATCAGTGACTCAATTCTTAGCCAGCTCCCCTCACCTACGAGGCTTAGCGGGCAAGATAGATATGATACAAATATTAGTGTGCTCAAAGCATTCGCCGGCCAACTAGATTTCAGTACTTGCTATATCTCTACCGGTGAAAATTATGCGGACGCTTTAGCCGGTTCAGTCTTGGCTTCCATAACATCTTCACCACTTATCTTGGTAAGTAATCCTGTGGAGCAGTCAACACTTAATTATACGGGGAGTATCTCCGGCACTATTACCAAAGAGGTAGTTTTCGGCGGAACAGCCGTTGTTCCGGACAGTGTCTTAACCAGTTTAAATGGTACAACCAATGTGTCAAATACAATATCTGCGCCGACAATTGTTACGGCATCTCCTGTAAGTTCGAATCAAATTAACCTCAGCTGGGATGCAGTAAGTGGCGCAACATCCTATTATATTTATGGTTCAACTTCCTCCACAGGTGCCTTCAGTCATATAGCGACTGTAACGACGAATAGTTATTCAAATACAGGTCTCTGGGCCAATACAACCTATTATTACAAAGTACAGGCAGTAAATGCTTCCGGTACAAGTCAATATTCCCCGGTGGCTTCAGCTGCTACAACAAACTAA